The following proteins are encoded in a genomic region of Sesamum indicum cultivar Zhongzhi No. 13 linkage group LG8, S_indicum_v1.0, whole genome shotgun sequence:
- the LOC105167847 gene encoding CBL-interacting serine/threonine-protein kinase 20, whose amino-acid sequence MEKKGNILMQRYEIGKLLGQGTFAKVHHARNLKTGESVAIKIIDKQKVMKVGLIDQIKREISVMRLVKHPNVVQLHEVMASKSKIYFAMEYIRGGELFNKVSKGRLKEDAARKYFQQLVAAVDFCHSRGVYHRDLKPENLLLDEFGNLKVSDFGLSALIDSKRQDGLLHTTCGTPAYVAPEVINKRGYDGEKADIWSCGVILFVLLAGYLPFHDSNLMEMYRKISKGEFKCPQWFPPEVKKLLSRILDPNPSTRITVSRIMENSWFRKGFKRIETPDLDLDEQSPRSILEIDDSDTESCSGKNKEDAQPAVAKKPNCLNAFDIISLSPGFDLSGLFEKDRSNSAKSEAWFTTQMPPSMVVSKLEELAVMESFKIKKKDGIVKMQGSKGGRKGQLAIDAEIFEVTPSFHMVEVKKTAGDTMEYVKFRDQELKPSLKDVVWSWEGSGTNLTQQTLPEENVS is encoded by the coding sequence atggagaagaaaggCAATATCTTGATGCAAAGGTACGAGATAGGGAAATTGCTCGGCCAGGGGACGTTTGCCAAGGTTCACCATGCTAGGAACCTGAAAACAGGAGAGAGCGTGGCGATCAAAATCATCGACAAACAGAAGGTGATGAAGGTTGGTTTGATCGATCAAATCAAGCGTGAGATCTCCGTAATGAGGCTGGTCAAGCACCCAAACGTGGTGCAGCTCCACGAGGTCATGGCAAGCAAATCCAAGATTTATTTTGCCATGGAATACATCAGAGGCGGCGAGCTTTTTAACAAGGTGTCAAAAGGGCGGCTCAAAGAGGATGCCGCACGCAAATACTTCCAACAGCTGGTGGCTGCCGTGGATTTCTGCCATAGTCGGGGCGTGTACCATCGTGATCTGAAGCCCGAGAATCTCCTCCTTGATGAATTTGGGAATTTGAAGGTGTCGGATTTCGGGCTGAGCGCATTGATTGATTCCAAAAGGCAAGATGGTCTTCTCCATACAACCTGCGGGACTCCAGCATATGTTGCCCCGGAGGTTATAAACAAAAGAGGGTACGACGGAGAAAAGGCTGATATTTGGTCCTGTGGTGTAATCCTTTTCGTGCTATTGGCGGGTTATCTTCCTTTCCATGATTCAAATCTCATGGAAATGTACAGGAAAATCAGCAAAGGAGAATTCAAGTGCCCGCAATGGTTTCCGCCGGAGGTCAAAAAGCTGCTTTCAAGAATTCTTGACCCTAATCCATCCACAAGAATAACCGTTTCCAGGATCATGGAAAATTCATGGTTCAGAAAGGGATTCAAGCGGATCGAAACCCCGGACCTTGATTTAGACGAGCAGTCGCCGCGCAGCATTTTGGAGATTGATGATTCGGATACTGAGTCTTGTTCCGGGAAGAACAAAGAAGATGCTCAACCAGCCGTTGCAAAGAAACCAAACTGCCTGAATGCATTTGATATCATATCCCTTTCTCCAGGATTCGACCTATCTGGATTATTCGAGAAGGACCGTAGTAATTCGGCCAAGTCTGAGGCCTGGTTCACAACCCAAATGCCACCATCAATGGTGGTGTCGAAGCTGGAGGAACTGGCAGTCATGGAGAGTTTCAAGATCAAGAAGAAGGATGGAATCGTGAAAATGCAAGGTAGCAAAGGGGGACGAAAAGGGCAGCTAGCTATCGATGCGGAGATATTCGAAGTGACCCCATCGTTTCACATGGTGGAGGTGAAGAAGACGGCCGGCGACACGATGGAGTACGTTAAGTTTCGTGATCAAGAATTGAAGCCATCGCTCAAGGATGTGGTGTGGAGTTGGGAGGGAAGTGGGACGAACTTGACGCAGCAAACTCTACCAGAAGAAAACGTTAGTTAG
- the LOC105167848 gene encoding protein DOG1-like 3, translated as MGTTDQVRESCFYQEWMNLQEEELSELNRAISLNANGRTADAELTRLIEKIMDHYQDYVQRRSLMARADVSPYFAPTWCTSLERSVLWIGGCRPSSFVRLIYALCGEEIESHLSEFLRGVRIGHLGELSGRQISMVDELQSKTIREERKLCTRLAGLQENVLDHPLASIAVKTRGRSCEVSDNLEDALDKHGRAMAEILGEADQLRLNTLREVVGILTPRQAVDFLAAGKKLRLCMQDWGKKNDLDHGRNSAN; from the coding sequence ATGGGAACGACGGATCAAGTTCGCGAATCCTGCTTCTATCAGGAGTGGATGAACCTCCAGGAAGAAGAACTCTCGGAGTTGAACCGAGCCATTTCTCTGAATGCAAATGGGCGCACCGCCGATGCTGAACTGACACGATTAATCGAGAAAATCATGGACCATTATCAAGATTACGTGCAGAGACGAAGCCTGATGGCGCGAGCCGATGTCTCGCCCTATTTCGCTCCCACCTGGTGCACCTCCCTCGAGAGATCGGTCCTGTGGATCGGTGGCTGCAGACCCTCCTCGTTTGTCCGCCTAATTTACGCTCTCTGTGGCGAGGAAATTGAGTCGCATCTTTCCGAGTTCCTTCGTGGGGTGAGAATTGGGCACTTGGGGGAGCTTTCCGGGAGGCAAATATCCATGGTGGACGAGTTGCAGAGCAAAACGATAAGAGAAGAGAGGAAGCTTTGCACCCGGCTGGCGGGGTTGCAGGAGAACGTGTTGGATCACCCGTTGGCGTCGATCGCTGTGAAAACGCGGGGAAGGAGCTGCGAAGTGAGCGATAATTTGGAGGATGCGCTGGATAAGCATGGCCGTGCAATGGCAGAGATTTTGGGAGAGGCTGATCAGTTAAGGCTGAATACATTGAGGGAGGTTGTAGGGATACTAACGCCACGGCAGGCGGTGGATTTCCTGGCGGCGGGTAAGAAACTCCGACTTTGCATGCAAGATTGGGGGAAGAAGAACGATCTTGATCATGGTAGGAATTCGGCTAATTAA
- the LOC105167849 gene encoding protein DOG1-like 4, whose translation MHLHCTAQATHFPISILRVLTPHFTSGHSLPLTPHLLNKFSHTLSLPPLNTPLLRYILKATHLPNFFSSLHYSIIRRRKMKTQVEEKFSDFYAKWMDQLEHLLQLLLVVSRDGHSQEAGYQSMVNKLTAHHKEYYTFKWASAHEDVLAFFAPVWMSPLENAYLWVTGWKPSTVFRLVESLRGVQPEGGMKLSGLTEEQVKKIEALRVKIKVEEERVEREMERQQVGMADRKMVELATLERQAKKNGGAATVAQVDGLVEVALKGLLAGLEKVMKMADCVRLKTLKGMLDILNPMQCVDFLAAASMLQIQIRKWGKKREEKSVLITVKTM comes from the coding sequence ATGCACTTGCACTGCACTGCACAAGCCACGCATTTCCCGATTAGCATACTCCGTGTCTTAACCCCTCATTTTACATCTGGTCACTCTCTTCCTTTAACACCACACCTCCTAAATAAATTctcacacactctctctctccctccccTAAATACCCCATTGCTGAGATACATACTGAAAGCAACTCATCTCCCAAATTTCTTCTCCTCTCTGCACTACAGTATAattagaagaagaaagatgaaaaCCCAAGTTGAAGAAAAGTTCTCTGACTTCTATGCGAAATGGATGGACCAACTTGAACATCTTCTTCAGCTTCTTCTAGTGGTTTCAAGAGATGGGCATTCTCAGGAAGCAGGCTACCAGTCCATGGTTAACAAACTTACGGCTCACCACAAGGAATACTACACATTCAAATGGGCTTCGGCCCATGAAGACGTTTTGGCCTTCTTTGCTCCGGTTTGGATGAGTCCTCTTGAGAACGCCTATCTTTGGGTCACTGGCTGGAAGCCGTCGACGGTTTTCCGGCTTGTTGAGTCCCTGAGAGGGGTTCAGCCGGAAGGTGGTATGAAGCTCTCTGGCCTGACTGAGGAGCAGGTAAAGAAGATTGAGGCTTTGAGAGTGAAGATTAAGGTCGAGGAGGAGAGGGTGGAGAGGGAGATGGAGAGACAGCAGGTGGGCATGGCGGACAGGAAAATGGTGGAGCTGGCGACGCTGGAGAGGCAAGCCAAGAAGAATGGAGGCGCCGCCACAGTTGCTCAGGTGGACGGCCTGGTGGAGGTGGCGCTGAAAGGGTTGTTGGCTGGGTTGGAGAAAGTGATGAAAATGGCAGATTGTGTTAGGCTGAAGACACTGAAAGGGATGTTGGATATTTTGAATCCTATGCAGTGCGTGGATTTCTTGGCTGCTGCTTCAATGCTTCAAATTCAGATAAGGAAATGGGgcaaaaagagagaagaaaagagcGTTTTAATCACAGTGAAAACCATGTGA